One genomic window of Candidatus Pseudobacter hemicellulosilyticus includes the following:
- the metK gene encoding methionine adenosyltransferase, with protein sequence MPYLFTSESVSEGHPDKVADQISDALIDNFLAFDPQSKVACETLVTTGQVVLAGEVKSSAYLDVQEIARNVIRKIGYTKSEYMFEASSCGVLSAIHEQSSDINQGVDKKKKEEQGAGDQGMMFGYATNETEDYMPLALDLAHKLLLELAVLRRENKEIKYLRPDAKSQVTLEYDDNNKPVRIDAIVISTQHDDFASEEKMQAKIKKDVINILIPRVQQKYKKYAHLFSGKIKYHVNPTGKFVIGGPHGDTGLTGRKIIVDTYGGKGAHGGGAFSGKDPSKVDRSAAYATRHIAKNLVAAGICEEVLVQVSYAIGVAQPMGVYVNTYGTAKVKQSDGKIAKMISEIFDMRPYFIEQRLKLRNPIYSETAAYGHMGRKSEVVEKTFTSPDGKTIKKKVELFTWEKLDYVAKIKKAFSVK encoded by the coding sequence ATGCCATATTTATTCACTTCTGAAAGCGTTTCAGAAGGTCACCCTGATAAAGTTGCTGACCAGATCTCTGATGCTTTGATCGATAACTTCCTGGCTTTTGATCCCCAATCAAAAGTAGCCTGCGAAACACTGGTGACCACAGGTCAGGTGGTGCTGGCAGGTGAAGTAAAATCTTCTGCATATCTCGATGTTCAGGAGATTGCCCGTAACGTGATCCGCAAAATTGGTTATACCAAGAGCGAGTACATGTTTGAAGCCAGCTCCTGCGGTGTATTGTCCGCTATCCACGAACAATCCTCCGATATCAACCAGGGCGTTGACAAAAAGAAAAAAGAAGAACAGGGCGCCGGTGATCAGGGCATGATGTTCGGTTATGCTACCAATGAAACCGAAGACTATATGCCCCTGGCGCTTGACCTGGCCCATAAGCTCCTGCTGGAACTGGCCGTACTGCGCCGCGAGAACAAGGAGATCAAATACCTGCGTCCCGACGCCAAAAGCCAGGTGACCCTGGAATACGACGATAACAACAAACCTGTACGCATTGACGCCATCGTGATCTCTACCCAGCACGATGACTTTGCCAGCGAAGAAAAAATGCAGGCGAAGATCAAAAAGGATGTGATCAATATCCTGATCCCCCGCGTACAGCAGAAATACAAGAAATACGCCCACCTGTTCAGCGGCAAGATCAAATACCATGTGAACCCCACCGGCAAGTTCGTGATTGGCGGTCCGCACGGTGATACCGGCCTTACCGGCCGTAAGATCATTGTTGACACCTACGGTGGTAAAGGCGCACACGGTGGTGGTGCTTTCAGCGGTAAAGACCCCTCCAAAGTGGACCGTTCCGCTGCCTATGCTACCCGCCATATTGCCAAGAACCTGGTGGCTGCCGGCATCTGTGAAGAAGTGCTGGTGCAGGTTTCCTACGCTATCGGCGTGGCGCAGCCCATGGGTGTCTATGTGAATACCTATGGCACTGCCAAAGTGAAACAGAGCGACGGCAAGATTGCGAAGATGATCTCCGAGATCTTCGACATGCGTCCTTATTTCATTGAACAAAGACTGAAACTCCGTAATCCTATTTATAGTGAAACCGCTGCTTATGGTCATATGGGCCGTAAGTCAGAAGTGGTGGAAAAGACCTTCACTTCTCCCGATGGCAAAACCATCAAAAAGAAAGTGGAACTGTTCACCTGGGAGAAACTGGACTATGTGGCTAAGATCAAAAAGGCCTTTAGTGTAAAATAG
- a CDS encoding DUF4294 domain-containing protein produces MAFLVALFSLSQGAVAQYKDSAGIMVPVLGPNDTIPVPAMVLQRELIPGGNMEWFWVSAPYPKHLLRKRQEWTRLRNAIYVTYPYARRAGLIMSDMNRRLATMTDKDERKKYIKSREKELKKEFSDPLQDLSVYQGKVLMKLINRQTGNNCYDIIKEYKGGITARCWQTVAFFFNSNLKQPYNAEGSELEMEKIVLEVERMYGYTGRPAASFNR; encoded by the coding sequence ATGGCCTTCCTGGTCGCCTTGTTTTCCTTATCACAGGGAGCAGTGGCGCAATACAAGGATTCGGCGGGCATTATGGTGCCGGTGCTGGGTCCCAATGATACCATTCCGGTACCTGCCATGGTGCTGCAACGGGAACTGATCCCGGGCGGAAACATGGAGTGGTTCTGGGTATCGGCGCCCTATCCCAAGCATTTGCTCAGGAAAAGGCAGGAATGGACCCGCCTCCGCAATGCTATTTATGTCACCTATCCCTATGCCCGGAGGGCGGGACTGATCATGAGTGATATGAACAGGCGGCTGGCCACTATGACCGACAAGGACGAACGGAAGAAGTACATCAAATCCCGCGAAAAGGAACTGAAGAAAGAGTTTTCCGATCCCCTCCAGGACTTATCCGTTTACCAGGGCAAAGTACTCATGAAGCTGATCAACCGCCAGACCGGCAATAATTGTTACGATATCATCAAGGAATACAAGGGGGGCATCACTGCCCGCTGCTGGCAGACCGTGGCCTTTTTCTTCAACAGCAACCTGAAGCAACCCTACAATGCGGAGGGATCGGAGCTGGAGATGGAGAAAATAGTGCTGGAGGTAGAAAGGATGTACGGCTATACCGGCCGGCCTGCTGCTTCCTTTAACCGGTAA
- a CDS encoding NUDIX hydrolase, translated as MIDEQQNPWQIVSAQEIYTNPWIALTEYQVINPSGGKGIYGKVHFRNLAVGVLPLDQDLNTYLVGQYRFTLDRYSWEIPEGGCPENTDPLLSAQRELLEETGLVAARWEPLAELHLSNSVTDEYGIVYLARQLEQGTAEPEETEQLQVKKLPFAEVYQMMEKGIITDSLSVAAILKVKIMLADGRIS; from the coding sequence ATGATTGATGAACAGCAGAATCCCTGGCAAATTGTATCCGCCCAGGAGATCTACACCAATCCCTGGATCGCATTGACGGAATACCAGGTGATCAACCCCTCCGGTGGGAAAGGCATCTACGGAAAAGTACATTTCAGGAACCTGGCCGTAGGCGTTCTGCCCCTGGACCAGGACCTCAATACCTACCTGGTAGGACAGTATCGTTTCACCCTGGATCGCTATAGCTGGGAGATACCCGAAGGTGGCTGCCCGGAAAACACAGACCCCTTATTATCGGCTCAGCGGGAATTGCTGGAGGAAACGGGCCTGGTAGCCGCCCGGTGGGAGCCGCTGGCTGAACTGCATCTCAGCAATTCCGTAACAGATGAATATGGCATTGTATACCTGGCGCGTCAGCTGGAACAGGGAACGGCCGAACCGGAAGAAACAGAACAGCTGCAGGTCAAAAAGCTGCCTTTTGCAGAAGTGTACCAGATGATGGAGAAAGGCATTATCACGGACAGCCTTTCTGTGGCTGCTATTCTTAAAGTAAAAATCATGCTCGCAGATGGAAGGATTTCATAA
- a CDS encoding DUF4270 family protein, which produces MNRKILASLIVVLSGFLLYSSCTKVDATDLGKDLIPAVDNVHTFETLLDVETDNFLYPDTTVVYASFPHALGVIDDDPEFGKTQAAIYASLTPNVYGAHPFLEKDSVLIDSVVLSLAYNNLYGDSNSVQQIEVFEIDPASNNFKDSAYRISTPAFAVLPGVLGQKNLVFNTLNDSISYVNNRTDTILSNNELRIHLDTAWARHFVNYDTADVYKTDSAFRTHFKGLALRVNEAASAGKRALAYFDLTNTSKTRLTFYVRVTSNGSVDTLSSIFNYTGATQANLVSHTPAHNYQAYLENGNANDDKVYLQSAPGSYVTVKIPGLDTLKNTNRVIHRAELVVEPIASTLDNIYTPMPTLFIDALSAAGDSVFTIRNDFVFTGSGQTMYDLASLGGYYRAGKYTFNLTRYLQSVVSKQLPYHTLRISAPLYMKPWWQLADGSKTTLPTTIYVNEPIAYGRVVAGGGSHPTNKMRMRIIYSKI; this is translated from the coding sequence GTGAATAGGAAAATCTTAGCATCGCTTATCGTAGTGCTTTCCGGCTTTCTGCTGTATTCCTCCTGCACCAAAGTTGACGCCACCGATCTGGGTAAAGACCTGATCCCTGCCGTTGACAATGTCCACACTTTTGAAACGCTGCTGGACGTGGAAACAGACAACTTCCTGTATCCTGATACCACCGTTGTTTACGCCAGTTTCCCCCATGCCCTGGGTGTTATTGACGACGACCCCGAGTTTGGTAAAACACAGGCGGCCATCTATGCCTCACTTACACCCAATGTATACGGAGCCCATCCTTTCCTGGAAAAGGACTCTGTACTCATTGACTCCGTAGTATTGTCCCTGGCCTATAACAACCTTTACGGGGACTCCAATTCCGTTCAGCAGATCGAGGTATTTGAAATTGATCCTGCCAGCAATAACTTCAAGGATTCCGCTTACCGGATCAGCACCCCGGCCTTTGCCGTACTGCCCGGCGTACTGGGACAGAAGAACCTGGTGTTCAATACCCTCAACGATTCTATTTCCTACGTAAATAACAGGACCGATACCATCCTCAGCAATAATGAGCTGCGGATCCACCTGGATACCGCCTGGGCCCGTCATTTCGTGAACTATGATACGGCCGATGTCTATAAAACGGATTCCGCTTTCCGCACCCATTTCAAAGGGCTGGCCCTGCGCGTCAATGAAGCTGCCTCTGCCGGCAAGCGCGCCCTGGCTTATTTTGACCTGACCAATACCAGCAAAACACGGCTTACTTTCTATGTCCGTGTTACCAGCAACGGGTCCGTGGATACCCTGTCCAGCATCTTTAATTATACGGGCGCTACCCAGGCCAACCTGGTGAGCCATACCCCCGCTCATAATTACCAGGCTTACCTGGAGAACGGCAATGCCAATGATGATAAGGTGTACCTGCAAAGCGCACCCGGGTCATATGTTACCGTTAAGATCCCCGGCCTGGATACCCTGAAGAATACCAACCGCGTGATCCATCGCGCTGAACTGGTGGTAGAGCCTATTGCATCTACCCTGGATAATATCTATACGCCTATGCCCACCCTGTTCATTGATGCGCTCAGCGCAGCAGGCGACTCGGTGTTCACCATCCGGAACGACTTTGTATTCACCGGATCGGGCCAGACCATGTATGACTTGGCCAGCCTGGGTGGTTACTACCGGGCAGGCAAGTATACCTTTAACCTGACCCGTTACCTGCAGAGCGTGGTGTCCAAACAGCTGCCCTACCATACCCTGCGGATCTCCGCGCCACTGTATATGAAGCCTTGGTGGCAGCTGGCTGATGGTTCCAAAACCACCTTGCCCACTACCATTTACGTGAATGAACCCATCGCCTACGGACGGGTGGTAGCAGGCGGCGGCAGCCATCCCACCAACAAAATGCGCATGCGAATAATTTATTCTAAAATTTAG
- the panC gene encoding pantoate--beta-alanine ligase, which produces MIILKQAARLQERLRQEREKGHRIGFVPTMGALHQGHLSLISTARSHTDITVCSIFVNPTQFNDPADFEKYPVTIEKDIDLLVSAGTDILFLPSVAEMYPDGWQDLEQYDLGYLETVLEGASRPGHFQGVCQVVSRLLRLVAPDQLFMGRKDYQQCMVVKRLLTIMQSNIELVPCPTLRQADGLAMSSRNMRLSPEDRQRATAIHQALDTLRQQLIPGPLQPLKEQAIRFLQDQGFRPDYVEIADADTLELVGQWDGRQPLVGLVAAFLGEIRLIDNMLLTIMR; this is translated from the coding sequence ATGATCATTTTAAAACAGGCTGCCCGGTTACAGGAAAGGCTCCGCCAGGAGCGGGAAAAAGGGCATCGCATTGGTTTCGTTCCCACTATGGGCGCCCTTCACCAGGGGCATCTTTCCCTTATCAGCACAGCCAGGAGCCATACAGATATTACTGTTTGCTCCATTTTTGTGAACCCGACCCAGTTCAATGACCCGGCCGACTTTGAAAAATATCCTGTCACCATAGAAAAAGACATCGACCTGCTGGTAAGCGCCGGCACCGATATTCTATTCCTGCCATCGGTGGCCGAAATGTATCCTGATGGCTGGCAGGACCTGGAGCAGTACGACCTGGGTTACCTGGAGACCGTACTGGAAGGCGCCTCCCGGCCTGGCCATTTCCAGGGAGTTTGCCAGGTGGTCAGCCGCCTGCTCCGGCTGGTAGCGCCCGACCAACTTTTCATGGGCCGGAAAGATTACCAGCAATGCATGGTGGTCAAAAGGCTGCTGACAATAATGCAAAGCAATATTGAGCTGGTGCCCTGCCCCACCCTCCGCCAGGCGGACGGACTGGCCATGAGCAGCCGGAATATGCGGTTGTCGCCGGAAGACCGGCAGCGGGCCACCGCCATTCACCAGGCCCTGGATACCCTGCGGCAGCAACTGATCCCCGGCCCTCTTCAGCCGCTGAAGGAACAGGCCATCCGTTTTTTACAGGACCAGGGCTTCCGGCCCGATTATGTGGAAATTGCCGATGCCGATACCCTGGAATTGGTGGGCCAGTGGGATGGCCGTCAGCCACTTGTAGGCCTGGTAGCCGCTTTTCTGGGGGAAATCAGGTTAATTGATAATATGCTGCTCACAATCATGCGCTAA
- a CDS encoding aspartate 1-decarboxylase — protein MEIEVLKSKVHRATITEANLNYVGSLTLDEGLMEAANMIANEKVQIVNVNNGTRIETYLIKGKRGSGVCCLNGPAARQGAVGDPVIIISYATMDFEKAKSFQPWIVFPKEGNKL, from the coding sequence ATGGAAATAGAAGTGCTCAAATCAAAGGTCCACAGGGCCACTATCACGGAAGCGAATCTCAATTACGTTGGCAGCCTCACATTGGACGAAGGCCTGATGGAAGCCGCTAATATGATAGCCAATGAAAAAGTGCAGATCGTGAATGTTAACAATGGTACCCGCATTGAAACCTATCTCATCAAAGGGAAAAGAGGTTCCGGTGTCTGCTGCCTCAACGGTCCCGCCGCCCGTCAGGGTGCTGTTGGCGATCCCGTAATCATTATCTCCTACGCCACAATGGATTTTGAAAAGGCAAAAAGTTTTCAACCCTGGATTGTATTTCCGAAAGAAGGCAATAAATTGTAG
- a CDS encoding lysylphosphatidylglycerol synthase transmembrane domain-containing protein, with the protein MNKKLVSLLQYLFFIGLGLFLVWWSIRGIKPEEWPLIKNSLRKANYWLLIPVVIALLASHLSRAVRWKILMEPLGYKPRVSNTYFAVLIGYMANLAVPRLGEVLKCTILARYEKVPADKLVGTIVAERAFDMICLLIIMVLTIVTQADLITDFLYSKLNEYFGGKAKGFSTGILVIVGLIFLLMAAGTWFVFKKLSHISFVAKIKRVLLGIWQGLTSVRHLKNKGWFLFHSAFIWAMYFASVQIGMFALQETSGFGPLPSLTVLFTGSIAMIITPSGIGAYPKLVLETMQLYGLNAAYGWAFGWLLWTVQFFQMLICGLIALALLAVFNKQKDSNAKSGHHTNENIIPAGTATPAGPVADQ; encoded by the coding sequence ATGAACAAAAAACTCGTCAGCCTTCTCCAGTATTTGTTCTTTATTGGCCTTGGATTATTCCTGGTTTGGTGGTCCATCCGAGGCATCAAACCAGAAGAATGGCCCCTGATCAAGAACTCGCTGCGAAAGGCTAACTACTGGCTCCTTATCCCTGTTGTTATTGCCCTGCTGGCCAGCCACCTGAGCCGCGCCGTCCGCTGGAAGATCCTGATGGAACCGCTGGGCTATAAACCGAGGGTCAGCAATACTTATTTTGCGGTACTCATTGGCTATATGGCCAATCTGGCTGTGCCGCGTTTGGGGGAAGTACTGAAATGCACCATCCTGGCCCGCTATGAGAAAGTACCTGCTGATAAGCTGGTAGGAACCATTGTTGCCGAAAGGGCTTTCGATATGATCTGCCTGCTGATTATCATGGTACTCACCATTGTGACCCAGGCTGACCTGATCACAGACTTCTTATACAGTAAGTTGAATGAATATTTTGGTGGTAAAGCTAAAGGCTTCTCTACCGGTATTCTGGTGATCGTGGGATTGATATTTTTACTGATGGCCGCAGGGACCTGGTTCGTGTTCAAAAAACTATCACATATTTCTTTTGTTGCCAAGATCAAACGCGTACTACTTGGAATCTGGCAAGGTCTTACCAGTGTTCGTCACCTGAAGAACAAGGGTTGGTTTCTTTTTCATTCGGCCTTTATCTGGGCTATGTATTTTGCATCCGTCCAGATCGGCATGTTTGCCCTGCAGGAAACATCAGGCTTCGGGCCGTTGCCATCGCTCACCGTGCTGTTTACCGGTAGCATTGCCATGATCATTACCCCGAGCGGCATTGGTGCTTATCCCAAGCTGGTACTGGAAACGATGCAACTGTATGGGCTTAACGCTGCTTATGGATGGGCCTTCGGCTGGCTGCTCTGGACCGTTCAGTTCTTCCAGATGCTGATCTGCGGCCTCATTGCCCTGGCCCTGCTGGCTGTATTTAACAAACAAAAAGACTCCAATGCGAAAAGCGGACATCATACAAACGAAAATATTATCCCTGCCGGAACTGCAACGCCGGCTGGCCCAGTGGCGGATCAATAA
- a CDS encoding glycogen/starch synthase, which produces MLTKKRILFIANEMSPYLELTEFSETVNRLAIKANENGFEVRCIMPRFGVINERRHRLHEVVRLSGINVSVDNDDFPLQIKVASLPNARLQVYFLDNEDFFKRKYIYHDEQEKWFDDNGLRTVFFCKGALETVKKFGWPPDIIHCSGWMTGLIPFYQKTAYKKEPVFAHSKVIYTIGNTSFKEKLGPDFLKVANISPNIKDKDLEPFKDANNIALMRGGATYADAVTFGADKVDKKLVEEFGKVKGKKVLTYNAESDLTDYLQLYSDLAK; this is translated from the coding sequence ATGCTGACAAAGAAAAGAATTTTATTTATTGCCAACGAAATGTCTCCGTATCTGGAATTGACCGAATTCTCCGAGACTGTGAACAGACTGGCAATAAAAGCTAATGAAAATGGTTTCGAAGTTCGCTGCATTATGCCCCGGTTCGGTGTTATCAATGAAAGGCGCCATCGCCTGCATGAAGTGGTCCGGTTATCCGGTATTAATGTTTCGGTAGACAATGATGATTTTCCACTCCAGATCAAGGTTGCCTCCCTTCCCAACGCCCGTCTGCAGGTATATTTTCTCGACAATGAGGACTTCTTCAAACGGAAGTATATCTATCACGACGAACAGGAAAAATGGTTTGACGACAATGGTCTCCGCACCGTTTTCTTCTGTAAAGGCGCCCTGGAAACCGTGAAGAAATTTGGCTGGCCCCCGGACATTATCCATTGCTCCGGCTGGATGACAGGCCTGATCCCCTTTTACCAGAAAACAGCCTATAAAAAAGAACCCGTCTTTGCACACAGCAAAGTCATCTATACTATCGGTAATACCAGTTTCAAGGAAAAGCTGGGTCCCGATTTCCTGAAGGTGGCCAATATCAGCCCCAATATCAAGGACAAGGACCTGGAACCGTTTAAAGACGCCAATAATATCGCCCTGATGCGCGGCGGCGCCACCTATGCAGACGCAGTGACCTTTGGCGCCGATAAGGTGGACAAAAAACTGGTAGAGGAGTTTGGTAAGGTAAAAGGCAAGAAGGTGCTCACCTATAATGCCGAGTCCGATTTAACAGACTATTTACAATTGTATTCCGACCTTGCCAAATAG
- the rlmB gene encoding 23S rRNA (guanosine(2251)-2'-O)-methyltransferase RlmB, with the protein MEGFHKRPPRQGIKKSSLIIGRQPVIEAMQAGRALDKIFFQHNVSGDAIGKIRQLARDNNIPIQQVPPEKLDGLTQANHQGVIAIAGLVQYMDLQQVIDHVVSNGEIPLFVMLDGVTDVRNIGAIARTALCCGAQALVIPDKGVGALNEEAIKSSAGALERIHVCRVNSLMKAVDSMHLNGIKVYASEMTATDNVFELEYREPCCIIAGSEDKGVFSGLLKISDQVFRIPMKGDFESLNVSVATGIILYEAMKQRLQS; encoded by the coding sequence ATGGAAGGATTTCATAAAAGACCACCCAGACAAGGGATTAAAAAATCTTCGCTGATCATTGGCCGTCAGCCGGTGATTGAGGCTATGCAGGCCGGCAGGGCGCTGGACAAGATATTCTTCCAGCACAATGTGAGCGGTGACGCCATTGGTAAGATCCGCCAGCTGGCGCGCGATAACAATATTCCTATCCAGCAGGTGCCCCCGGAAAAACTGGACGGCCTGACCCAGGCCAACCACCAGGGGGTTATTGCCATTGCCGGGCTGGTACAGTATATGGACCTGCAGCAGGTGATTGACCATGTGGTGAGCAACGGGGAGATCCCGCTGTTTGTGATGCTGGACGGCGTTACCGATGTACGGAATATCGGCGCTATTGCCCGCACCGCGCTCTGCTGCGGCGCCCAGGCGCTGGTGATCCCGGACAAAGGGGTAGGGGCCCTCAATGAAGAGGCCATCAAGTCGTCCGCCGGCGCCCTGGAACGGATCCATGTATGCCGGGTCAACAGCCTGATGAAGGCCGTGGATTCAATGCACCTCAATGGCATTAAAGTATATGCTTCAGAAATGACCGCTACCGATAATGTTTTTGAACTGGAATACCGGGAACCTTGTTGTATTATAGCCGGCAGTGAGGACAAAGGTGTATTCTCCGGACTGCTGAAGATCAGCGACCAGGTGTTCCGGATCCCCATGAAAGGCGATTTTGAATCCTTGAACGTATCGGTGGCCACCGGCATTATCCTGTACGAGGCCATGAAGCAAAGGCTTCAGAGCTAA
- the rfaE2 gene encoding D-glycero-beta-D-manno-heptose 1-phosphate adenylyltransferase, which yields MRKADIIQTKILSLPELQRRLAQWRINNDKTVAFTNGCFDILHRGHIFSLSQAAAEADYLVVGLNSDASTRGLKGPGRPVNDESARALLLASLLMVDAVVLFDDPTPLALITAILPDVLVKGGDYTIDQIVGAKEVMANGGRVVINPIVQGYSTTGLIEKITRL from the coding sequence ATGCGAAAAGCGGACATCATACAAACGAAAATATTATCCCTGCCGGAACTGCAACGCCGGCTGGCCCAGTGGCGGATCAATAACGATAAAACAGTAGCCTTCACCAACGGCTGCTTTGATATCCTGCACCGGGGACATATTTTCTCCCTCTCCCAGGCCGCTGCCGAAGCGGATTACCTGGTGGTAGGACTTAATTCCGACGCCAGCACCAGAGGGCTCAAAGGCCCCGGCCGGCCGGTGAATGATGAATCCGCCCGCGCCCTTCTCCTGGCTTCCCTGCTCATGGTGGACGCCGTAGTCCTTTTCGACGATCCTACACCGTTAGCACTGATCACTGCTATCCTGCCGGATGTGCTGGTCAAAGGCGGCGATTATACCATTGACCAGATAGTAGGCGCCAAAGAGGTGATGGCCAATGGTGGCCGCGTGGTCATCAACCCCATTGTACAGGGTTATTCCACCACCGGGCTCATTGAAAAGATCACCCGGTTATAA